In a single window of the Enoplosus armatus isolate fEnoArm2 chromosome 15, fEnoArm2.hap1, whole genome shotgun sequence genome:
- the LOC139298148 gene encoding protein LBH-like: MTEVMNSLEPGTEDFSGGGAAADQGAIFPDTHERYPKLSKRLPSIVVEPTDGAEVESGELRWPPDEPSSPDAQTERQSAEEQTADEEESNVGADEEASGPELQDSN; encoded by the exons ATGACCGAGGTGATGAACTCTCTGGAGCCAGGTACGGAGGACTTCAGCGGGGGTGGAGCGGCAGCAGATCAGGGCGCA ATCTTCCCAGATACCCATGAAAGGTATCCAAAGTTGTCCAAGAGGCTTCCCTCCATCGTGGTGGAGCCCACGGACGGAGCCGAGGTGGAGAGCGGCGAGCTCCGCTGGCCGCCGGACGAGCCGAGCTCTCCGGACGCCCAAACCGAGAGACAGAGTGCAGAGGAACAAActgcag atgAGGAAGAGTCAAATGTCGGCGCGGATGAAGAGGCTTCAGGGCCGGAGCTGCAGGACTCCAACTGA